The DNA sequence GGATAACGATGGGGAAGGCCATTTCTATCTCCTCAACAGCTACTCCGCCGGCAACCAGCCGGTCATCCTTACCGTCGCTGATTTCAATAGAGACCTCCGTATGGATCTGGCCTGTGCTAATCTGGCCGACCACAACGTAATGATATTGCAGAATGATGGTGGGCATTTTTCGATCAGCTCCACGCTCGCAACCGCTAATGACCCGTGGGGAATATTCGCTGCCGACCTTGATGGCAATCACTGGATGGATGTTGTCACTGCCAACGGAGTGCAGCAGCAGGTTTCAGTACTGATGAACCAGCCGAGTACGGGTTTTGATCCCTATGTAACCTACGCTTCCGGGGGCGCATCAGCCTCGGTTATTGCTACCGATGTAAACAACGATGGTGACTTAGATTTGCTAGCGGGTAGCACGGGTTCATTCAACCTGTCAGTTATGCTCAATTCCGGCAGTGGTACATTCCCCACCAGAACTACTTACGAAATAATTGGAGGACCACACGGGATTGCGGCAGCGGACTTTGATGGCGATGGCGATATAGATGTTGCGGCAACCGATGTCGATAGCAACCGAGTCACTATTTTGATCAATAAGGAGATCCCTGCAGTTGTTGCCACAGCTCCAGGTCAAAATCAACTGAATGTTCTCACCGACACTGCCATTTCTGTTGAGTTCAGCATTCCGATGCTCCCCACCTCCATCAACGACACAACGTTCGTTGTGTCCGGTTCTATATCGGGTCCAATTTCAGGCTATCACATTTATGACGAACCCTCAAAGACAGCATCGTTTGATCCTGATAGCAATTTCGTTATCGGTGAGGTTGTGTCAGTAACGCTGACGACCGTTCTCGAGTCGTCCGAGGGCGTGCACCTTGACACAGCCTATACCTGGTCGTTCCGCATAGGTATAGGGGAAGGTCTCGATGTGTTCGTCATTGATTCTCAGTACACCTTGGCACAGACTGTCAGGCAAGTAATTCCGGCGTTTTTCGATTATGATGGGTTCCCGGATATTGTTGCCATAAGGTCGGATGATACTGTAAACGTTTTTCTTAATCAGGGTGATGGAACATATGGCGAAGGTATTGCCTCCCCTAACGGCGGTGCAACAAGCCAACAAAGTATCGCAGGTGACTTCACTGGCAATGGTGTTACTGATATCATGGTGTCGCATTCCTCAGGAAATGGTGTTCGCACAATGTCTGGAAATGGTGATGGAACTTTTAACTATGATTCTGATTGCTTGCTTTCATCATTTCCAAGAGACATTTGCAAAGGAGATTTTGATGGTGACGGAGATCTGGATATCGCCGTGGCACTCTACACAGGATTTGGATCCCCTGACAGTATTGCCATCCTTATCAATTCAGGGACAGGCGTATTTAGCATAGATACCTCTTTTGCAGTACCTGTTGGAGATAACCTTTATAATATTGAATCCGGTGACTTTACAAATGATGGTGTTCTGGATTTAGCTGCTGTTGTTCATGATAATGCATTTCTTACTATTTTTAAGGGGGATGGCAGTGGTGATTTTAACATGTCCGATTCAATTTTTGAAGTAGGAGCCAGACCATGGGATGTCACCACGGGTGACATGGATGGTGATGGGAATCTGGATATTATCTGTGCCAGCTCGTCTGGTTTAGGAATACCCTCATCGGTCTCAGTATTGTTGAATAGTGGTAATGGTAATGGATATTTCCAGGATAAAAATGATTACTATGCGGGCGGGGACAGTACTTATACAATTGCACTGGGTGATTTGAATGCTGATGGTTATCTGGATGTTATCACCGGACATATGTGGCTTGATTCGGCCTGGATATTACTAAATAACGGTGATGGATCACTTGGAACGCCTCAGATTATTGAACTTCCCGAACCGTACAATCTGGCCATTGTGGATGTGAGTGGTGATGGAAGGCTTGATCTTTTGAGCTGTGGCGGAAACGACTTAACTGTTATGTTTGGTGCAACCACTCCCAATGTTGTATCCACCAGTCCGGATCAGAATGAGCTTGATGTTCTTTCCGGTACTTCTATCTCCGTGGAGTTCAACACCGACATTGACACCACCACAATTTCCAGTTCCACCTTCTTGGTATCCGGGAGCATGACAGGTCTTCGCACGGGTAGCTACAGCTACAATGCCGCCACAAAAACATCTACGTTTGATCCCGACGATGATTTCGCCGTTGGTGAAGAGGTTACGGTTATTGTAACAACTGAAGTGCAAGCATCGGAAGGATTGTTCTTAGAGAGTGCTTTTGTGTGGACGTTTACCTGTGAGGTTCCCAGTGGCGGAGCATCATTTCTGGTGTCTGCCCCCATTTATGACGATCGCAAAGCAGTCAGTCCCGCAGCTGGCGATTTTGATGGTGATGGTGATATTGATCTGGCTATGAGTGGAGGGGATCAGGATTCGATATATATTTGGGAGAATGACGGTACCGGCTCCTATTCACTTACCAGCGTCACTTACTTATCTACAGGATCGGAAGCTAGTGATCTGGCTGTGGCTGACTTCAACAACGATAACGATCTTGATCTGGTTGTAGCCGGATACTCTCCACATGGCTTTACTATCCTGAATGGGAACGGGGGTAACTCTAGTTTTACCGAAGGTACGTTTTATCCCGATATTAGCTCCGGAGTAAATTGTGTCTGTCCCGCGGACTTCAACGCTGATGGTTGGATGGACGTAGCCGTGGGTGTTTATGTACAGGGATTGGACATCTATCTCAATGATGGCACGGGCGAACTGTTCGTGGCCAGTGAGATGGGAACATCGTCAGAATATTCCGTCGACTTGGTGGCAGCCGATTTCGATGAAGATGGTTTTATGGACTTTGCCGAGGTATGCAGTAATGAGGACGATTCGATGGTTTGGGTTCACATCGGCGTTGGGGACGGTACATTTGCAGCCAGTGTGCCGTACGACGGCGCGCGAAAACCCTTAGCTATTGTGGCAGCTGACTTCAACAATGATGGGCATGTCGACATAGCCTCGCACGGAAGCTACTCGATACTCGCAGAGAATGACTTTGCAGTAATCTTTGGAGATGGACAGGGACATTTCAGTGCCAAAACAACATTACCTGTTCCTTCCCATACAGCCATGCTTATGGGTACTGGAGATATTGATGGTGACGGTGACCTTGATATCGTAACAGTCAGGAACAGGATAAGTTTATATGTCAACGATGGTGAGGGTGTTTTCACCTTTGATAGTTCCCTGGTTCCACCGATCTTTGGCTTTGCTTCACAAGGTTATAATGATCTCGTTTTAGCGGATTTGACTGACAATGGTCAGCTTGATCTCGCTTTCTGTGGAATTAACGAGTTCTCAGTCCTGCCTGGAGTCATCGGCGATGCCGATGGTGATGGCATACTTGACGATGGCGATGGTAGTGGTGTAGCTGGAGACAACCCATGTTCCGGTGGTAATACCTCCAACTGCGATGACAACTGTCCCTATGTCTACAATCCCGGTCAGGAAGATTCCGATATTGATGGTATTGGTGATGCCTGTGATGTTTCCTATGATATTACGACGGAAGATTCGGCGCAGATGTATGACATGGTTACGTTCGACCTCGACCGCGATACTTATAAGGACGTCATCCATGTTGGCACGACCATCCCCGGACTGTTTATATCGTGGGGTCTGCCGGGTGGCACACTTGAGCCTCCGGTAGACTATCTGTCCATCACCGAGGCCGACCTGGAGATTGGATTCTTCAATAACGACACGCTCCCCGATATCATGGCAACCAAACAGGATACGGTGTTTTTCCTTCTCAATGATGACAACCGACAGTTCACTCCGGACACAACATTACTCCCTGGCGTCCCGAAAGGTCGTTCAGTGGTTCCGGTGTCAGCTCTGGGGTATTTCAATGGTGATGATTTCAACGACCTGTTTGTAGGTCCTGATATCGTCTTCTATGGTGACGGTACGGGTAGCCTGGGTGACGCTCACATAGTTTCTTTGACAGCTATTGCTGCTGAGGCGGTTGATTTCAACGCCGATGGATTCGACGATCTGCTGATTATCGAGGACGATTCGGCCAAGGTGATGATAAACAACAAAGTTGGTGATTTCGATCGAGCCTCAGCCATGTTTGTTGGTTTCCCCACGCTGGTCGTTCCTCCGGCAAACGGTGTGGCTGACATTAGTCACGACGGTCGCTGGGATATAGTTGTGGTGGTGCCTGATGTTGACGGCGCGGGTCAGTCGGTGGTGAAGGTTGCCCTTGGCGATGGATACGGCGGTATGAATCGTACCGACAGTCTGCTGATCCCCGGCGTCGCTCATCATGTCAGCCTGGCCGATATCAACCGCGACCAGCAACTGGACATCATGGTGGTCGACGGCACGAACCAGGAGTTGTTGCTTTTCTGGGGCGATGGTAGCGGGACGTTTACGGGTCCGGATGTTATTCCATTTGATCCCGAATCGGGTATTACCTATGCCCTGGCGACGGCCGATCTTGATCGTGACGGTCAGCCGGACTTTGTTTCCGGTGCGGTAGATGAGGGAGTGATTATCCTTGGTTATAGTGAGTTACCGGACGAGGATATTCTTGAGGATGAGATGGTCATCACCGGTTATAGCGTGGTGACTCTCACGATGACCAACCCGCTGGGATATGAGTTGTCGCTCAACTTCCAGACGCTTGCCGGCGGTGATGCGTGGCAGGTTGATGTTGACCAGGATGGGACGCTCGATGAACAACTGGTAGACTACAATCTGATGTTGGGTGAATATTCGATCGGTATTAATCTTGAGCCTGGGGCTGATCCGTATGGTGACCATGTGGTTTCGGGAGGGATTCGGATCAATGGTTCTCAGGAGCTGATCATATTCGATAATTACAACGATGATATGGTTAAGAAGGCAACCGAGCTGGAGAGTAATGAACCGTGGATCACGTTCTACTACACGGTCGAGGAAGTGTCATCGATGACGCCACCGAACGGCATGGCGATTAATACCAACCTGCCGGGATTTGCGTGGCATCGTTTGATTGATCCGACCGGGATTGAGAAGTATCATTTCCAGCTTGATCCTTACTACGACTTCAGATCACCGCTATACGATATTGACACTATTACGAACTTGTACTACATACCAGAGTCGAGTTTGGGCAGTGATTCGGTATTCTACTGGCGAGTTCGTAGTTTCGATGGTTCGGAGTGGTCATACTGGTCGCGAACCTTTGCGGCGTACATAGCAGGAACGGGTTGTTGTGAGGGTCTTCGCGGTAATGTCGATAATATCGGCGAAGTCAATATTGCTGACCTGACCTACCTGGTTGCCTATTTGTTCACTGGCGGACCGCCACCACCCTGTT is a window from the Candidatus Zixiibacteriota bacterium genome containing:
- a CDS encoding VCBS repeat-containing protein, encoding MSRLHTTQIIVLALAAVIMIGGSVSAQFMGSYPIDNDIDVSPGMRIEVAFVDSIQPGSIREETFLVHGSISGHISGSVWHDWENPEPLDYEVAYFYPASDYAPGEVVTVVLTEDIWTYDYGRIDPVVFSFTIGSDGGGPSIYEIDTSYAVGVNPYEVVAADFNADSYPDLAVSNRNSDNISVLLNDGTGQFPTMTNYAVLGDPHGLCAGDFNRDGYMDLVVAENTEDRISVLMNNGNGTFAPFTAYTVTGNPTDVVVIDINANGILDLATANSSSNNVSILDNDGEGHFYLLNSYSAGNQPVILTVADFNRDLRMDLACANLADHNVMILQNDGGHFSISSTLATANDPWGIFAADLDGNHWMDVVTANGVQQQVSVLMNQPSTGFDPYVTYASGGASASVIATDVNNDGDLDLLAGSTGSFNLSVMLNSGSGTFPTRTTYEIIGGPHGIAAADFDGDGDIDVAATDVDSNRVTILINKEIPAVVATAPGQNQLNVLTDTAISVEFSIPMLPTSINDTTFVVSGSISGPISGYHIYDEPSKTASFDPDSNFVIGEVVSVTLTTVLESSEGVHLDTAYTWSFRIGIGEGLDVFVIDSQYTLAQTVRQVIPAFFDYDGFPDIVAIRSDDTVNVFLNQGDGTYGEGIASPNGGATSQQSIAGDFTGNGVTDIMVSHSSGNGVRTMSGNGDGTFNYDSDCLLSSFPRDICKGDFDGDGDLDIAVALYTGFGSPDSIAILINSGTGVFSIDTSFAVPVGDNLYNIESGDFTNDGVLDLAAVVHDNAFLTIFKGDGSGDFNMSDSIFEVGARPWDVTTGDMDGDGNLDIICASSSGLGIPSSVSVLLNSGNGNGYFQDKNDYYAGGDSTYTIALGDLNADGYLDVITGHMWLDSAWILLNNGDGSLGTPQIIELPEPYNLAIVDVSGDGRLDLLSCGGNDLTVMFGATTPNVVSTSPDQNELDVLSGTSISVEFNTDIDTTTISSSTFLVSGSMTGLRTGSYSYNAATKTSTFDPDDDFAVGEEVTVIVTTEVQASEGLFLESAFVWTFTCEVPSGGASFLVSAPIYDDRKAVSPAAGDFDGDGDIDLAMSGGDQDSIYIWENDGTGSYSLTSVTYLSTGSEASDLAVADFNNDNDLDLVVAGYSPHGFTILNGNGGNSSFTEGTFYPDISSGVNCVCPADFNADGWMDVAVGVYVQGLDIYLNDGTGELFVASEMGTSSEYSVDLVAADFDEDGFMDFAEVCSNEDDSMVWVHIGVGDGTFAASVPYDGARKPLAIVAADFNNDGHVDIASHGSYSILAENDFAVIFGDGQGHFSAKTTLPVPSHTAMLMGTGDIDGDGDLDIVTVRNRISLYVNDGEGVFTFDSSLVPPIFGFASQGYNDLVLADLTDNGQLDLAFCGINEFSVLPGVIGDADGDGILDDGDGSGVAGDNPCSGGNTSNCDDNCPYVYNPGQEDSDIDGIGDACDVSYDITTEDSAQMYDMVTFDLDRDTYKDVIHVGTTIPGLFISWGLPGGTLEPPVDYLSITEADLEIGFFNNDTLPDIMATKQDTVFFLLNDDNRQFTPDTTLLPGVPKGRSVVPVSALGYFNGDDFNDLFVGPDIVFYGDGTGSLGDAHIVSLTAIAAEAVDFNADGFDDLLIIEDDSAKVMINNKVGDFDRASAMFVGFPTLVVPPANGVADISHDGRWDIVVVVPDVDGAGQSVVKVALGDGYGGMNRTDSLLIPGVAHHVSLADINRDQQLDIMVVDGTNQELLLFWGDGSGTFTGPDVIPFDPESGITYALATADLDRDGQPDFVSGAVDEGVIILGYSELPDEDILEDEMVITGYSVVTLTMTNPLGYELSLNFQTLAGGDAWQVDVDQDGTLDEQLVDYNLMLGEYSIGINLEPGADPYGDHVVSGGIRINGSQELIIFDNYNDDMVKKATELESNEPWITFYYTVEEVSSMTPPNGMAINTNLPGFAWHRLIDPTGIEKYHFQLDPYYDFRSPLYDIDTITNLYYIPESSLGSDSVFYWRVRSFDGSEWSYWSRTFAAYIAGTGCCEGLRGNVDNIGEVNIADLTYLVAYLFTGGPPPPCSPESNVDGITSESGGEIDIADLTYLVSYLFTGGGAPDGCW